In Deinococcus puniceus, one genomic interval encodes:
- a CDS encoding Rieske 2Fe-2S domain-containing protein — translation MSRLEGRRILSRRALLERWWVLPVAGTVGAFGYMGWYGSRVLLGKRGAGEPQFVAGTPQRVAALSQLEQDWAEVTFTYDKRPCTVLRIPRAVLGGLSVDEQHYAAYSRVCTHLGCAVNLVRDTEVLAFAFNYRPPPEADHPQLGCRCHYSVFDPLQAGEAVFGKANGPLPRVRLERRGDDLYAVGIEPAPKLGE, via the coding sequence GTGAGCCGACTGGAAGGCCGCCGAATTCTGTCGCGCCGCGCCCTGCTGGAGCGGTGGTGGGTGCTGCCTGTGGCCGGAACGGTAGGCGCGTTCGGGTATATGGGCTGGTACGGTTCCCGCGTGCTGCTGGGCAAGCGAGGGGCGGGCGAACCGCAATTCGTGGCGGGAACGCCGCAACGGGTGGCGGCCCTTTCGCAGTTGGAACAGGACTGGGCCGAAGTGACCTTCACCTACGACAAGCGCCCCTGTACTGTGCTGAGAATCCCCCGTGCTGTTCTGGGCGGGCTAAGTGTGGATGAGCAGCACTACGCCGCCTATTCGCGCGTCTGCACCCATTTGGGCTGCGCCGTGAATCTGGTACGCGACACCGAAGTGCTGGCCTTTGCCTTCAATTACCGCCCGCCGCCGGAAGCCGATCATCCTCAACTGGGCTGCCGCTGCCATTACAGCGTGTTCGATCCGTTGCAGGCGGGAGAAGCCGTATTCGGCAAGGCGAACGGCCCGCTGCCCCGCGTGCGGCTGGAACGGCGCGGAGACGACTTGTACGCCGTAGGAATAGAACCCGCGCCAAAGCTGGGAGAGTAG
- the ccmE gene encoding cytochrome c maturation protein CcmE — protein MTMPSSPPPSSPLPPARRRKRSPLPVALGVVALVGLTAFIAFGNLGKSLEYFVTPSEYLQQRDELEGRPIRIGGLVKAVQYNPQTLDLKFNVSDGGASFPVTYNGAVSDLFKEDQGVVVRGQFSGNTFEARELVVKHSEEYNVPKTQAELKDLLQRSE, from the coding sequence ATGACCATGCCCTCCTCTCCCCCACCCTCATCACCGCTGCCGCCCGCCCGCCGCCGCAAGCGCAGCCCGCTGCCCGTGGCACTGGGCGTGGTGGCGCTGGTGGGTCTCACGGCTTTTATCGCCTTCGGCAACTTGGGCAAAAGCTTGGAATATTTTGTGACGCCCAGCGAATACTTGCAGCAACGCGACGAACTGGAAGGCCGCCCGATCCGCATTGGCGGGCTGGTGAAAGCCGTGCAGTACAACCCACAAACGCTAGACCTGAAATTTAATGTCAGCGACGGCGGGGCCAGCTTTCCCGTCACTTACAACGGCGCGGTCAGCGACCTGTTCAAGGAAGATCAGGGGGTGGTGGTGCGCGGCCAGTTCAGCGGCAACACCTTCGAGGCGCGTGAACTGGTGGTCAAGCACAGCGAGGAATACAACGTGCCCAAAACGCAGGCCGAGCTGAAAGACCTGTTGCAACGCTCCGAGTAA
- a CDS encoding GNAT family N-acetyltransferase, whose amino-acid sequence MQTASEILMASAAALAERGQPLWPPHSLTPERLARHYPDSGWRVAWQNGQAVGTYVLLHRDELFWPDDAPGTALYLHKLAVHPDAQGGGLARLLLAEAVHETRRLGMPFLRLDTASDRAKLRGLYDDFGFQNVGERQVGAYHVVLYSLGV is encoded by the coding sequence GTGCAGACCGCCTCCGAGATTCTGATGGCCTCTGCCGCAGCACTGGCAGAGCGCGGGCAACCATTGTGGCCCCCGCACAGCCTGACGCCCGAACGTTTGGCGCGGCATTACCCTGATTCTGGCTGGCGCGTGGCGTGGCAGAACGGGCAAGCGGTGGGCACTTACGTCCTGCTGCACAGGGATGAGCTGTTCTGGCCCGACGACGCGCCCGGCACAGCCCTGTATCTGCACAAACTGGCGGTGCATCCCGACGCACAGGGGGGCGGCTTAGCGCGGTTGCTGTTGGCCGAAGCTGTACATGAAACACGGCGGCTGGGTATGCCTTTCCTGCGGTTGGATACGGCCTCAGACCGGGCCAAATTGCGGGGGCTGTACGACGACTTCGGGTTCCAGAATGTAGGAGAGCGGCAAGTGGGCGCTTACCATGTGGTGCTGTACAGCTTGGGTGTGTAA
- a CDS encoding c-type cytochrome: MMILTVLLLALIVVAALALVLAPLRQATPPDPDAPERNRLLAERDRLYGELAALHEDDAKRPDLERRAALTLRGLDALPPAVQGNPQRTGQLALLGVGAMALLTVAGALTFVPRWQLASLNAGEAENVQAVLKLPDLRRTAERTGENADYVAWGKAAFDSGQYDQAVTAYGNALKKNPRQPEALRRLGILLLTRGDQTGQQVSDSDAERATLLIRTAAQLAPREAESQLLLGFALARYGEDKAALTALESYRTLDPKGRDADELITAIRARQNDSDPALRVYAASCASCHGAAGGGGIGPSLRASSLTREALKLVTVNGRGAMPAYPDLTEAELNGLLDLMQKWQKERQ, encoded by the coding sequence ATGATGATCCTGACTGTGTTGCTGCTGGCCCTGATCGTGGTGGCGGCGCTGGCCTTGGTGCTGGCCCCGCTGCGGCAGGCCACCCCCCCAGACCCCGACGCTCCGGAGCGCAACCGCCTGCTGGCCGAGCGCGACAGGCTGTATGGAGAGTTGGCCGCACTGCACGAAGACGACGCTAAACGCCCCGATCTGGAACGCCGCGCCGCCCTGACCCTGCGCGGGCTGGACGCCTTGCCGCCCGCCGTGCAGGGCAACCCGCAGCGCACGGGCCAACTGGCGCTGTTGGGCGTGGGTGCTATGGCCCTGCTGACGGTGGCCGGAGCCTTGACCTTCGTGCCGCGCTGGCAACTGGCCTCCCTGAACGCGGGCGAGGCCGAGAACGTGCAGGCCGTGCTGAAATTGCCTGACCTGCGCCGCACCGCTGAACGCACCGGAGAGAATGCCGATTACGTGGCGTGGGGCAAAGCCGCCTTCGATTCTGGGCAATACGATCAGGCGGTCACGGCCTACGGCAATGCCCTGAAGAAAAACCCCCGCCAGCCCGAAGCCCTGCGCCGACTGGGGATTTTGCTGCTGACTCGGGGCGACCAGACCGGGCAACAGGTCAGTGACAGTGATGCCGAACGCGCCACGCTGCTGATTCGCACGGCGGCGCAACTGGCCCCCAGAGAGGCCGAATCTCAGTTGCTGCTGGGCTTTGCGCTGGCGCGGTACGGAGAAGATAAAGCGGCGCTGACGGCGCTGGAAAGCTACCGCACGCTTGACCCCAAAGGCCGCGACGCCGACGAACTGATCACGGCCATCCGCGCCCGCCAGAACGACAGCGATCCGGCCCTGCGCGTGTACGCCGCCAGTTGCGCCAGTTGTCACGGCGCGGCGGGCGGCGGCGGCATCGGCCCCAGCCTGCGTGCCTCTAGCCTCACGCGGGAGGCCCTGAAACTGGTCACAGTCAACGGGCGCGGAGCCATGCCTGCCTACCCTGACCTGACCGAAGCCGAACTGAACGGCCTGCTTGACCTGATGCAGAAGTGGCAGAAAGAGCGCCAGTGA
- a CDS encoding vWA domain-containing protein — MTHLYKSALVLTTALLTLASCRPDVPSVPAATAVQINGTRVLNATSIQFGVTALNGTAVVGTGQISNPSVAFTTPGVTGSASICGQITAQNVVTAAVSLDATGSMSSTDPAQNRKLAAKAFVDRLTGDSQAAVLSFEASSTPSAGLLASRLQQAMTGDKALLNTAIDKATYASGSTNFYDAVVDAVKVAKESGRTNPIVLALTDGIDNASSNTANQAIAYAKTNSVPVYAVGLDATNTINFSEMERIASETGGLFRSNISSADLNDYFSKLYNAFTAQGCVQINLAAAPATGSAIEGTLTLDITDTGKATASLKVPFSYTVR; from the coding sequence ATGACGCACTTGTATAAGTCGGCCCTTGTTCTGACCACCGCCCTGCTGACGCTGGCCTCCTGCCGCCCAGATGTGCCCAGCGTTCCGGCGGCGACAGCAGTACAGATCAACGGAACGCGTGTGCTGAACGCCACTTCTATTCAATTCGGAGTCACGGCCCTCAACGGAACGGCGGTGGTCGGCACGGGCCAGATCAGCAATCCCAGCGTGGCCTTCACTACCCCTGGCGTCACGGGCAGCGCCAGCATATGCGGGCAAATTACGGCCCAGAACGTGGTCACGGCAGCGGTCAGCCTCGACGCGACGGGCAGCATGAGTAGCACCGACCCAGCCCAGAACCGCAAGCTGGCGGCCAAAGCCTTTGTAGACCGCCTCACCGGAGACAGTCAGGCCGCCGTGCTGTCGTTCGAGGCCAGCAGCACCCCCAGCGCCGGACTGCTGGCCAGCCGGTTGCAGCAGGCCATGACAGGCGACAAGGCCTTGCTGAATACGGCCATAGACAAGGCCACCTACGCTTCCGGCAGCACCAACTTTTACGACGCCGTTGTCGACGCTGTAAAAGTCGCCAAAGAGTCTGGCCGCACCAATCCCATCGTATTGGCCCTGACCGACGGCATAGACAATGCCAGCAGCAACACCGCAAATCAGGCCATTGCCTACGCCAAAACCAACAGTGTCCCGGTGTACGCCGTGGGGCTGGACGCCACCAATACCATCAATTTCAGTGAAATGGAGCGGATCGCCAGTGAAACGGGCGGCCTGTTCCGCAGCAATATCAGCAGCGCCGACCTGAACGATTACTTTTCCAAGCTCTACAATGCATTCACGGCTCAGGGTTGCGTGCAGATCAATCTGGCTGCTGCTCCGGCTACAGGCAGCGCCATCGAGGGCACCCTGACGCTGGACATTACCGACACGGGCAAGGCGACGGCCAGCCTGAAGGTGCCGTTCAGCTACACCGTCCGCTGA
- the ccsA gene encoding cytochrome c biogenesis protein CcsA: protein MKDRVTTPLGAVTLLLLLVAVGLGLSSPLDVNQGSLVRLMFVHVPTAWVSYLAYGGTGLFGLLYLMTRKRRWDRLAMASGELGVLFTVATIVGGMLWAKPTWGTYWVWDARLTTTALSLVVYGGYLLIRAMIDDPERRARVSAVVGIVGTLYIPINYMAVEWWRGVHQTQTLKLLGKVRFDAAPVYGWVLLAATIAFTLLYLYLLRVRGILAARDEAREERELMNDLQGDVSGLTPHIAGQGAQRGGAQHG from the coding sequence ATGAAAGACCGCGTGACTACCCCACTGGGGGCCGTAACCCTGCTGCTGCTGTTGGTGGCAGTGGGCCTCGGCCTCAGTTCGCCGCTGGACGTGAACCAAGGCTCCTTGGTGCGCCTGATGTTCGTGCATGTGCCCACCGCTTGGGTCAGTTACCTCGCCTACGGCGGCACGGGCCTGTTCGGGCTGCTGTACCTGATGACGCGCAAACGCCGCTGGGACAGACTGGCGATGGCCAGCGGAGAACTGGGCGTGCTGTTTACGGTGGCCACCATCGTGGGCGGAATGCTGTGGGCCAAGCCGACGTGGGGCACCTACTGGGTTTGGGACGCCCGCCTGACCACCACCGCCCTGAGCTTGGTGGTGTACGGCGGCTACCTGCTCATTCGCGCCATGATCGACGACCCCGAACGCCGCGCCCGCGTGTCGGCGGTGGTGGGCATCGTGGGCACGCTCTACATTCCGATCAATTACATGGCGGTGGAATGGTGGCGCGGCGTACACCAAACGCAGACGCTGAAGCTGCTGGGCAAAGTGCGCTTCGACGCGGCTCCGGTGTATGGCTGGGTACTGCTGGCTGCCACCATCGCCTTTACCCTGCTGTACCTCTACCTGCTGCGGGTGCGCGGCATTTTGGCCGCCCGCGACGAGGCCCGCGAGGAACGCGAACTGATGAACGATCTTCAGGGCGACGTGAGTGGCCTGACGCCGCACATCGCCGGACAGGGTGCCCAGCGTGGAGGTGCCCAACATGGATAA
- a CDS encoding TlpA family protein disulfide reductase, with the protein MTHTPPSQSTPAPAWRRFVPPLLAASLVAVLGVALLSPARNATDGGPLVGKPAPTFTLNTLDGSSLSLASLKGRPVVLNFWASWCGPCREEAPLFRELSTRQTAGTGLAVIGVLFQETSEKSARDFIREYALAYPNLQDPGIKTGINYGVSGIPETVFIDASGTVQHMDRGGLTRERLNVGLEKIGVKGI; encoded by the coding sequence ATGACCCACACTCCTCCATCCCAATCCACACCCGCTCCCGCTTGGCGGCGCTTCGTTCCGCCCCTGCTGGCGGCTTCGCTGGTGGCCGTGTTGGGCGTGGCCCTGCTCAGCCCCGCCCGCAACGCCACCGACGGCGGCCCGCTGGTGGGCAAACCCGCGCCCACGTTCACCCTGAACACGCTGGACGGCTCCAGCCTCAGCCTCGCTTCGCTGAAGGGGCGGCCCGTGGTGCTGAACTTCTGGGCCTCGTGGTGCGGGCCGTGCCGCGAGGAAGCGCCGCTGTTCCGGGAACTCAGTACGCGCCAGACGGCGGGCACGGGCCTAGCCGTCATCGGCGTGCTGTTTCAGGAGACCAGTGAAAAGAGCGCCCGCGACTTTATCCGCGAGTACGCGCTGGCCTATCCGAACCTGCAAGACCCCGGCATCAAAACGGGCATCAACTACGGCGTCAGCGGCATTCCTGAAACCGTGTTTATAGACGCCTCCGGCACCGTGCAGCACATGGATAGGGGCGGACTGACCCGCGAGCGGCTGAACGTGGGCCTAGAGAAAATTGGGGTGAAGGGGATTTGA
- a CDS encoding KTSC domain-containing protein, which translates to MSVPLLPVDSSMMSHVGYDPATHTLTVLFDSGKLYEYSGVEPEVHERLMASSSKGSFMRNEIFDCYPDRLVTKRGRR; encoded by the coding sequence ATGAGCGTGCCCCTGCTGCCCGTCGATTCCAGCATGATGTCTCACGTGGGCTACGATCCGGCCACCCACACCCTGACCGTCTTGTTTGACAGCGGCAAATTGTACGAGTACAGCGGCGTAGAACCTGAAGTACACGAACGGCTGATGGCGTCTTCTTCCAAGGGCAGTTTTATGAGGAACGAGATTTTCGACTGCTACCCAGATCGCTTGGTCACGAAGCGGGGCCGCCGCTGA
- a CDS encoding heme lyase CcmF/NrfE family subunit, which produces MLNLISFQSSALGALGQLALLAALAFTLAGTWLAVLGGIRADARATEAARRSTWAVFALMSLAIMVLLTALLRDDFSVRYVAEHSMRSSPTWVKITSLWGALEGSVLLWAWMLAGFTFILSLTLRRDSLRPWALGAMFVSLLFFVGVCATVASPFTPVASLLADGRGPNPALQNHWMMAVHPVLLYLGFVGLSVPFAYAVAALVTGRLSDHWVTVTRRWTLVAWVFLTAAIVAGGWWSYETLGWGGYWAWDPVENASFIPWLLTTAFLHSVQIQERRGLMRSWNVWLIVLAYASTVLGTFLNRSGIVQSVHAFAGGPVGPVFFGFLAFLLIAGIGLAAWRAPQLRDDGDPPSALSREGAFLAGNWLFVVFAVMVLVGTLFPTFIEAVQGRRDASVGPAFYNAFAIPLGLGLMLMMGVGPLLPWRRADGQTFWRALRPLLIVGVGAAALAFVLGVRGAGVLGTIALSAYNLLGLGLLTARALKQRREARQVGGFLSLVREQPRRYGAYTAHIGLVVMALGLAFSGAYRGDAQATLNTGAAPRALLHEQLQLVSLREEQKPYGASAIARVLIDGRPFEARLNTFRQAPGTLFPAPAVRYGAITDTYLVLTSIDPAGKWASVRLIESPLVSWIWWGTLIVCLGAGLTLVSPRQVGVRRMAAGLAPATD; this is translated from the coding sequence ATGCTGAATCTGATTTCTTTTCAATCGAGTGCGCTGGGAGCGCTGGGCCAACTGGCGCTGCTGGCTGCCCTGGCCTTTACGCTGGCGGGCACGTGGCTGGCCGTACTGGGCGGCATCCGGGCCGATGCACGGGCCACCGAAGCGGCGCGCCGTTCCACTTGGGCCGTGTTCGCGCTGATGTCGCTGGCGATTATGGTGCTGCTCACGGCCCTCTTGCGAGACGACTTTTCGGTGCGCTACGTGGCCGAACACTCCATGCGGTCTTCTCCGACTTGGGTCAAAATAACCAGTCTGTGGGGGGCGCTGGAGGGCAGCGTGCTGCTGTGGGCGTGGATGCTGGCGGGCTTCACCTTCATTCTGAGCCTGACCTTGCGGCGCGATTCTTTGCGGCCTTGGGCGCTGGGAGCCATGTTCGTCAGCCTGCTGTTTTTCGTAGGCGTGTGCGCGACGGTGGCTTCGCCGTTTACGCCTGTGGCCTCGCTGCTGGCCGATGGGCGCGGCCCCAATCCGGCGCTGCAAAACCACTGGATGATGGCTGTGCATCCGGTCTTGCTGTACTTGGGTTTCGTGGGCCTGAGCGTACCGTTCGCCTACGCGGTGGCCGCACTCGTTACGGGCCGCCTCAGCGATCACTGGGTCACGGTCACGCGGCGCTGGACGCTGGTGGCGTGGGTCTTCCTGACCGCCGCGATTGTGGCAGGCGGCTGGTGGAGCTACGAAACGCTGGGCTGGGGCGGCTACTGGGCGTGGGATCCGGTGGAAAACGCCAGCTTCATTCCGTGGCTCCTCACGACTGCCTTCCTGCATAGCGTTCAGATTCAGGAGCGGCGCGGACTGATGCGCTCGTGGAACGTGTGGCTGATCGTGCTGGCCTATGCGAGTACGGTGCTGGGCACGTTCCTCAACCGCAGCGGCATCGTCCAGAGCGTTCATGCCTTCGCGGGTGGCCCGGTGGGGCCAGTGTTCTTCGGCTTTTTGGCCTTCCTGCTCATTGCCGGAATCGGGCTGGCCGCGTGGCGTGCGCCCCAACTGCGCGATGATGGAGATCCGCCTTCCGCCCTCAGCCGCGAGGGGGCCTTCTTGGCGGGCAACTGGCTGTTCGTGGTCTTTGCTGTGATGGTGCTGGTGGGCACGCTGTTCCCCACCTTCATCGAGGCTGTGCAGGGCCGCCGGGACGCCAGCGTGGGGCCAGCCTTTTACAACGCGTTCGCCATTCCGCTGGGCCTTGGCCTGATGCTGATGATGGGCGTGGGGCCGCTGCTGCCGTGGCGCAGGGCCGATGGGCAAACGTTTTGGCGGGCGCTGCGGCCCCTGCTGATCGTGGGCGTGGGTGCGGCGGCGCTGGCCTTCGTGCTGGGCGTGCGCGGTGCGGGCGTGCTGGGAACCATCGCGCTCTCGGCCTATAACCTGCTGGGGCTGGGGCTCCTGACCGCCCGCGCCCTGAAACAACGCCGCGAGGCCCGGCAAGTCGGCGGTTTCCTCAGTCTGGTACGCGAGCAACCCCGCCGGTACGGAGCCTACACCGCACACATCGGTTTGGTGGTCATGGCGCTGGGGCTGGCCTTCAGCGGCGCGTACCGGGGCGACGCTCAGGCCACCCTGAACACAGGCGCGGCCCCGAGAGCCTTGCTACACGAGCAATTGCAACTGGTGTCCCTACGCGAAGAACAAAAACCCTACGGAGCGAGCGCCATTGCGCGTGTGCTGATCGATGGCCGCCCCTTCGAAGCCCGCCTGAATACTTTCCGTCAGGCCCCCGGCACGCTGTTTCCTGCCCCCGCCGTGCGCTACGGGGCCATCACCGACACTTACCTCGTCCTCACCAGTATCGACCCGGCAGGCAAATGGGCCAGCGTGCGCCTGATCGAAAGCCCGTTGGTGTCGTGGATCTGGTGGGGCACCCTGATCGTCTGCCTCGGCGCAGGCTTGACGCTGGTGTCGCCCCGGCAGGTGGGGGTGCGGCGCATGGCGGCAGGGCTGGCTCCCGCGACGGATTAG
- a CDS encoding cytochrome c-type biogenesis protein → MRAVGKALALAVVLSASASAAAPLTPQQEAQARQIAVNIRCPICTGVPITESTNDISREMLRDVREQVAAGRSARDVYAYFSARYGDFVLLDPPKEGSNLLLWGAPLAALGGGGVVLWLFLRRRQGAAAPASQAEQTADEPFDSFLAQVRRDTGRSGGE, encoded by the coding sequence ATGCGGGCTGTGGGAAAAGCCTTAGCGCTGGCTGTTGTGCTGAGTGCCTCTGCCTCCGCCGCCGCACCCCTCACGCCGCAGCAGGAAGCGCAGGCGCGGCAGATCGCCGTGAATATCCGCTGCCCCATCTGCACAGGCGTGCCCATCACCGAAAGCACCAACGACATCAGCCGCGAGATGCTGCGCGACGTGCGCGAGCAAGTGGCCGCCGGACGCTCGGCGCGGGACGTGTACGCCTACTTTTCGGCGCGGTACGGAGACTTTGTGCTGCTTGACCCGCCCAAAGAGGGCAGCAATCTGCTGTTGTGGGGTGCGCCGTTGGCGGCACTGGGCGGCGGCGGCGTGGTGCTGTGGCTGTTTTTGAGGCGCAGGCAGGGCGCGGCGGCTCCGGCTTCACAGGCCGAGCAGACCGCCGATGAACCCTTCGATTCCTTTTTGGCACAGGTGCGGCGCGATACAGGCCGGAGCGGGGGCGAATGA